The genomic segment ACTGCTGGAAGTTTGTTTCGCCATCGTTCGAGCCATTATGCTGCGCCTCGCGTTTCGCCGGCGCCGAAGAGGTTGGAGAAGCAGCGGCCGCACAGGCCGGGGTGATCCGCGTGCGAGCCGACATCCGCGCAATAGTGCCAGCAGCGCTCGCACTTCAAGTAGCTCGATGCCGTCACGTCGACGCCTTCATCCGCTTCGCCCGCCACCTTTTCCAGTCGCGCCGATGACGTGATGAGCACGAAGCGCAGCGCATCGCCGAGGCTTGCGAGCGCGTCGTAGCGCGCGCCGCTCGCGCGAACCACGACTTCCGCCTGCAGCGACGAACCGATCTGGTTGGCCGTGCGCGCTTCTTCGAGCGCCTTGGTGACGTCGCCGCGCGCGTTGCGGATGAGCGTCCACTTGTCGAGCAGATCGCCGCCGTTCGCGATGTCCGGATACGCCGCGAAGACTTCGTTGAAGATCGTCTCCTGGCCGGGCTTGAGCACCTTGTACGCTTCTTCCGCCGTGAACGACAGATACGGCGCGACGAGCCGCAACAGGCCGTGCGCGATATGGAACAGCGCGGTCTGCGCGCTGCGGCGTTCGCGCGAATCGGGCTTCGTCGTGTAGAGGCGGTCCTTCAGCACGTCGAGGTAGAAGCCGCCGAGGTCTTCCGAACAGAACGTCGCGATCTTCGCGACCACCGGATGGAACTCGTACTTCTCGTAGTGCGCGAGCGCGTCGTCCTGCAGGTTGCGCGTGAGCGCGATGGCGTAGCGATCGATCTCCAGCCAGTCCTGAACCGGCAGCGCGTTCTTCTCGAAGTCGAAATCGGAAAGATTCGCGAGCAGGAAGCGCAGCGTATTGCGGATACGTCGATACGTCTCCGTGACGCGCTTGAGAATTTCCTCGGAGATCGCGAGCTCGCCGGAATAATCCGTCGATGCGATCCACAGGCGGATGATTTCCGCGCCGAGCCGGTTCGACACCTCATGCGGATCGATGCCGTTGCCGAGCGACTTCGACATCTTGCGGCCTTCGCCATCGACGGTGAAGCCGTGCGTGAGCAGCGCGTCGTAGGGCGGGCGGCCGTCGAGCATCGACGCCGTCAGCAGCGACGAATGGAACCAGCCGCGATGCTGGTCCGAGCCTTCGAGATACAGATCGGCCGGGAACTGCAGCGAATCCTTGTGCGATCCGCGCAGCACGTGCCAGTGCGTCGTGCCGGAATCGAACCACACGTCGAGCGTGTCGCGGTTCTTTTCGTACAGGTTGGCGTCGTCGCCGATCAGCTCGCGCGGATCGAGCTTCTGCCAGGTCTCGATGCCGCCTTCCTCGACGCGCTTCGCCACTTCTTCCAGCAACTCCAGCGTGCGCGGATGCAGCTCGCCGGTTTCCTTGTGCACGAAGAACGCCATCGGCACGCCCCATTGACGCTGACGCGAAAGCGTCCAGTCCGGGCGGTTCGCGATCATGCTGTAGAGACGCTGCTTGCCCCACGACGGATAGAACGCCGTGTTCTCGACGCCTTCCAGCGCGGTCTCGCGCAGCGTCTTGCCGCCGTCCTTCGGCTTCACGTCCATGCCCGCGAACCATTGCGAGGTCGCGCGATAGATGATCGCCGTCTTGTGACGCCAGCAATGCATGTAGCTGTGCGTGTACTTTTCGCTCTTCAACAGCGAGCCCGCGCCCTCGAGCGCCTCGACGATCTGCGGATTCGCCTTCCAGATCGACAGTCCGCCGAACAGCGGCAGCGATTCGATATAGCGGCCATCGCCCATCACCGGATTGATGATGTCGGAATCCGCCATGCCGTGCGCCTTGCACGACACGAAGTCTTCCACGCCGTACGCCGGCGACGAATGCACGATGCCCGTGCCGCTTTCGGTCGTCACGTAGTCGCCGAGATAGACGGGCGCGGTGCGCTTGTAGCCCGGATGCGCGGCCGCGAGCGGATGATGGAAGCGCAGATTGGTGAGCTTCTCGCCGGGCGTTGTCGCGATGACTTCACCGGGAATGCCGTAGTTCTGCAGGCACGCTTCGACGCGTTCTTCCGCCAGGATCAGCAGCCCGCGCGGCGTATCGACGAGCGCGTAGACGATCTCCGGATGCACGTTGAGCGCCTGGTTGGCGGGGATGGTCCAGGGCGTCGTCGTCCAGATGACGACGCCGCCTTCCGGCTTCGGCAGCGCATTCAGGCCGAACGCCTGCGCCGTCTTCTCCGGTTCCGCGAACCCGAACACCACGTCGATGGTCGGATCGGTCTTGTCCTTGTACTCGACTTCCGCTTCGGCCAGCGCCGAGCCGCAGTCGAAACACCAGTTCACCGGCTTCAGGCCACGAAACACGTAGCCCTTTTCCATGATCTTGCCGAGCGCGCGGATTTCGCCGGCCTCGTTGGCGAAGTTCATCGTCTTGTACGGATTGTCCCAGTCGCCCAGCACGCCCAGGCGCCGGAAGCCGGCCTTCTGCTTCTCGATCTGCTCGCCCGCGTACGCGCGCGCCTTCTGCATCACTTCGGCGGCGGGCAGCGACTTGCCGAACTGCTTTTCGATCTGGATTTCGATCGGCATGCCGTGGCAGTCCCAGCCCGGCACGTAGACCGCGTCGAAGCCCGCGAGATTGCGCGCCTTGACGATCATGTCCTTCAGGATCTTGTTGACCGCGTGCCCGAGGTGGATGTCGCCGTTCGCGTACGGCGGGCCGTCGTGCAGGATGAACTTCTTGCGGCCCTTCGAGGCGGCGCGGATCTTCTCGTAGACCTTGTTGTCCTGCCATTCCTTGACCCACGCAGGTTCGCGCTTGGGCAGGTCGCCGCGCATCGGGAAAGGCGTGTCGAGCAGGTTGACGGGGTACTTCGAGGAGGCTTTCTCTTTCTTGTCGCTCATGGGTGACTCAGTGAATTCGGTGAGACGGCGCTTTGGACTTGCGCGCGGTGTGTCGATGAGGGCGGGGCAGCGGGCGACGCAAAGGTGCGCCGCGCGCTCACCTAATTCGGTCGGTCGCCGA from the Caballeronia sp. NK8 genome contains:
- the ileS gene encoding isoleucine--tRNA ligase gives rise to the protein MSDKKEKASSKYPVNLLDTPFPMRGDLPKREPAWVKEWQDNKVYEKIRAASKGRKKFILHDGPPYANGDIHLGHAVNKILKDMIVKARNLAGFDAVYVPGWDCHGMPIEIQIEKQFGKSLPAAEVMQKARAYAGEQIEKQKAGFRRLGVLGDWDNPYKTMNFANEAGEIRALGKIMEKGYVFRGLKPVNWCFDCGSALAEAEVEYKDKTDPTIDVVFGFAEPEKTAQAFGLNALPKPEGGVVIWTTTPWTIPANQALNVHPEIVYALVDTPRGLLILAEERVEACLQNYGIPGEVIATTPGEKLTNLRFHHPLAAAHPGYKRTAPVYLGDYVTTESGTGIVHSSPAYGVEDFVSCKAHGMADSDIINPVMGDGRYIESLPLFGGLSIWKANPQIVEALEGAGSLLKSEKYTHSYMHCWRHKTAIIYRATSQWFAGMDVKPKDGGKTLRETALEGVENTAFYPSWGKQRLYSMIANRPDWTLSRQRQWGVPMAFFVHKETGELHPRTLELLEEVAKRVEEGGIETWQKLDPRELIGDDANLYEKNRDTLDVWFDSGTTHWHVLRGSHKDSLQFPADLYLEGSDQHRGWFHSSLLTASMLDGRPPYDALLTHGFTVDGEGRKMSKSLGNGIDPHEVSNRLGAEIIRLWIASTDYSGELAISEEILKRVTETYRRIRNTLRFLLANLSDFDFEKNALPVQDWLEIDRYAIALTRNLQDDALAHYEKYEFHPVVAKIATFCSEDLGGFYLDVLKDRLYTTKPDSRERRSAQTALFHIAHGLLRLVAPYLSFTAEEAYKVLKPGQETIFNEVFAAYPDIANGGDLLDKWTLIRNARGDVTKALEEARTANQIGSSLQAEVVVRASGARYDALASLGDALRFVLITSSARLEKVAGEADEGVDVTASSYLKCERCWHYCADVGSHADHPGLCGRCFSNLFGAGETRGAA